The Takifugu flavidus isolate HTHZ2018 chromosome 17, ASM371156v2, whole genome shotgun sequence genome contains a region encoding:
- the gjd4 gene encoding gap junction delta-4 protein: MEGSNACEVIFISVNHSITLMGKVWLLVMIFLRVLTLLFAGYPLYQDEQERFVCNTIQPGCANVCYDLYSPISLFRFWLVQLLTLCLPYIIFVVYIIHEVSNDLSVHPNPSGHVKTSQLFQIQQDSFRKAPGSKMATARGSDRCFSGAYILHLMFRTLLEGGFGAAHYYLFGFYIPRRFLCQHPPCTTQVDCYISRPTEKTVMLNFMLGMAILSLFLNVLDFISSIKRSVTKKGRKKMAVEKNYEEEQCSSSTGVASRSTDPNAPLTQDLDVEVPQAGSFRKRRNSKGSCGGPDPSSLDRSSSFPRSLGPQGCNTNGNNGYSVPQEDVLENNGSDVALCPPDSMGTPRSIRVSKRGRLKPPPPPRRDLGSCPRGPAGSTGDISAICTKKVGQFTMLEQLQTNDDGQDKRSEWV; encoded by the exons ATGGAGGGATCAAATGCCTGTGAGGTCATCTTTATCTCTGTCAATCACAGCATCACACTGATGG GTAAAGTGTGGCTCCTAGTGATGATCTTTCTCCGTGTCCTGACGCTCCTCTTTGCTGGATACCCCCTCTACCAGGACGAGCAGGAGCGATTTGTGTGCAACACCATCCAGCCTGGGTGTGCCAACGTCTGCTACGACTTGTACTCTCCGATTTCACTCTTCCGCTTCTGGCTGGTCCAACTCCTCACTTTGTGTCTTCCTTACATCATCTTTGTTGTCTACATCATCCACGAGGTCTCAAATGACCTCTCTGTGCACCCGAACCCCTCGGGCCACGTCAAAACCTCACAACTTTTCCAGATCCAACAAGACTCTTTCAGGAAGGCACCGGGCAGCAAGATGGCGACCGCAAGGGGATCGGATCGATGCTTCTCAGGAGCATATATCCTCCACCTGATGTTCAGAACCTTGCTGGAAGGAGGGTTTGGAGCAGCGCATTACTATCTCTTTGGTTTCTACATCCCCAGGAGGTTCCTGTGCCAACATCCGCCATGCACCACACAGGTGGACTGCTACATTTCCAGACCCACTGAGAAGACTGTGATGCTCAACTTCATGCTTGGTATGGCcattctgtctctttttttaaacgtgTTGGATTTTATAAGCTCCATCAAACGCTCTGTGACCAAGAAGGGCAGAAAGAAGATGGCGGTCGAGAAGAATTATGAAGAAGAGCAGTGCTCTAGTTCAACTGGTGTAGCCTCCAGATCAACGGACCCAAACGCCCCGTTGACACAGGACCTGGACGTGGAGGTTCCTCAAGCAGGAAGTTTCCGAAAAAGGCGCAACAGCAAGGGTTCTTGTGGAGGGCCAGATCCGTCCTCTCTCGACCGTTCTTCATCTTTTCCACGTTCACTAGGACCTCAAGGGTGCAACACAAATGGGAACAATGGCTACTCAGTTCCACAGGAAGATGTTCTGGAAAACAACGGCAGCGACGTGGCTCTTTGCCCTCCAGACTCCATGGGGACGCCTAGATCTATTCGCGTTAGCAAACGAGGGCGATTaaaacctcctcctccccctagACGAGACCTTGGTTCCTGTCCAAGGGGCCCGGCGGGGTCCACCGGGGATATATCAGCGATTTGTACCAAAAAGGTTGGCCAGTTCACAATGCTAGAGCAGCTACAGACCAATGATGATGGGCAAGACAAAAGGTCAGAGTGGGTCTGA
- the fzd8a gene encoding frizzled-8a: protein MDLFGIYLSLSLALLPRSSCTTAKEITCQEIAVPLCKGIGYNYTYMPNQFNHDTQDEAGLEVHQFWPLVEIQCSPDLKFFLCSMYTPICLEDYKKPLPPCRSVCERARAGCAPLMRQYGFPWPDRMRCDLLPVQGNPDTLCMDYNRTDSTTVSPVLSKPTNYPGKGHNVPKNKPTRTGSPGKYKPPSAPCEPGCKCLEPMVPVNTDRHPLYNRVKTGQINNCAMPCHNPYFTHDERAFTAFWIGLWSVLCFVSTFATVATFLIDMERFKYPERPIIFLSACYMFVSIGYIVRLIAGHEKVACSREFDVEHIHYDTTGPALCTVVFLLIYFFGMASSIWWVILSLTWFLAAGMKWGNEAIASYSQYFHLAAWLIPSMKSIAVLALSSVDGDSVAGICYVGNQNLDNLRGFVLAPLVIYLFIGTMFLLAGFVSLFRIRSVIKQGGTKTDKLEKLMIRIGIFTVLYTVPATIIVACYFYEQHNRQSWEITHNCSDCLLERDRKSPDYAVFMLKYFMCLLVGITSGVWIWSGKTVDSWRTFCTRCCWGSKGTSGSMYSDVSTGLTWRSGTASSVSCPKQMPLSQV, encoded by the coding sequence ATGGACCTGTTTGGGATTTACCTGAGCCTCTCGCTCGCTCTGCTTCCCCGATCAAGCTGCACCACGGCCAAGGAGATCACCTGTCAGGAGATAGCCGTGCCACTGTGCAAGGGGATCGGCTACAACTACACCTACATGCCCAACCAGTTCAACCATGACACGCAGGACGAAGCGGGACTGGAGGTGCACCAGTTCTGGCCTCTGGTCGAGATCCAGTGTTCGCCGGACCTAAAGTTTTTCCTGTGCAGCATGTACACCCCGATTTGCCTGGAGGACTATAAAAAGCCCCTGCCGCCGTGCCGGAGCGTGTGCGAGAGAGCCCGCGCCGGCTGTGCGCCTCTCATGAGGCAGTACGGCTTCCCCTGGCCAGACCGGATGAGATGTGACCTGCTGCCGGTGCAGGGCAACCCCGACACCCTGTGCATGGACTACAACAGAACCGACTCCACCACGGTGTCCCCCGTCCTCTCTAAACCCACCAACTACCCCGGTAAGGGTCACAACGTACCTAAGAACAAGCCAACCCGGACCGGCTCACCTGGGAAGTACAAGCCGCCGTCCGCTCCGTGTGAGCCGGGGTGCAAGTGTTTGGAACCCATGGTGCCCGTGAACACGGACCGCCACCCGCTCTACAACCGCGTAAAGACGGGTCAGATTAATAACTGCGCCATGCCGTGCCACAATCCCTATTTTACGCACGACGAACGCGCCTTCACGGCGTTCTGGATCGGACTTTGGTCTGTGTTGTGCTTTGTGTCCACTTTTGCTACTGTCGCCACGTTCCTGATCGACATGGAGCGCTTCAAGTACCCGGAGAGACCCATCATCTTCCTGTCAGCCTGCTACATGTTCGTGTCCATCGGCTACATCGTCAGACTCATCGCCGGCCACGAGAAAGTGGCGTGCAGCCGCGAGTTCGACGTGGAGCACATCCACTACGACACCACCGGCCCCGCGCTGTGCACCGtggtcttcctcctcatctactTTTTCGGCATGGCCAGCTCCATCTGGTGGGTCATCCTGTCTCTGACCTGGTTCCTCGCCGCTGGCATGAAATGGGGCAACGAGGCAATCGCCAGTTACTCCCAGTACTTCCACTTGGCCGCCTGGCTCATTCCCAGCATGAAGTCCATCGCGGTTCTGGCACTAAGTTCCGTGGACGGCGACTCTGTGGCCGGGATCTGCTACGTGGGAAACCAGAACTTGGACAACTTACGGGGCTTTGTTTTGGCTCCgttggttatttatttattcatcggGACGATGTTTCTTCTGGCCGGATTCGTGTCCCTGTTCCGGATCCGCAGCGTCATCAAGCAAGGCGGCACCAAAACAGACAAACTGGAGAAGCTGATGATCAGAATCGGTATTTTCACGGTGCTCTACACGGTGCCAGCCACCATCATAGTGGCCTGTTACTTTTACGAGCAGCACAACAGGCAGAGTTGGGAGATTACGCACAACTGCTCCGACTGCTTGTTGGAGCGGGACCGCAAGAGTCCGGACTACGCGGTGTTTATGCTCAAGTACTTCATGTGCCTTCTGGTGGGCATCACGTCGGGGGTGTGGATTTGGTCTGGAAAGACGGTGGACTCCTGGAGGACTTTCTGCACCcgctgctgctggggcagcAAAGGCACCAGCGGCTCCATGTACAGCGACGTGAGCACGGGACTGACGTGGAGGTCCGGCACGGCCAGCTCGGTGTCCTGCCCCAAGCAGATGCCATTGTCCCAAGTTtga